A region from the Paenibacillus humicola genome encodes:
- a CDS encoding DUF2231 domain-containing protein: MSYIIQNAHFLVIHIPIAMLLFSFLFDLAAVLIKRKDWHTAGLLCLIVGTAGAVLAVMTGPEGERDPLFPRHELFGKLTMILAIALSVVRLGVLWKKKFDIGKTIVYLLVMLVGAGLVSYTGHLGGEMVHPDRSKIRGERGFGAFNGANGGNGGNGQHGERRSREGEPSSAAQR, translated from the coding sequence ATGAGCTACATCATCCAAAACGCGCATTTTCTAGTCATCCATATTCCCATCGCCATGCTGCTGTTCAGCTTCCTGTTTGATCTGGCGGCCGTGCTGATCAAGCGGAAGGATTGGCACACAGCCGGTCTTTTGTGCCTGATTGTCGGAACGGCAGGTGCGGTCCTGGCCGTCATGACCGGACCGGAAGGTGAACGCGATCCGCTGTTTCCGCGGCACGAGCTGTTCGGCAAGCTGACGATGATACTGGCAATCGCCCTGTCTGTCGTCAGGCTTGGCGTCTTGTGGAAGAAAAAATTCGATATCGGCAAAACAATCGTATATTTGCTCGTGATGCTGGTAGGAGCCGGACTTGTTTCGTATACCGGTCATCTGGGCGGAGAAATGGTGCACCCCGACCGAAGCAAGATTCGCGGCGAACGAGGGTTCGGGGCATTTAACGGAGCGAACGGCGGAAACGGCGGGAACGGTCAGCATGGTGAACGGCGATCCAGGGAGGGGGAGCCTTCCTCGGCTGCGCAGCGGTGA